In the genome of Entelurus aequoreus isolate RoL-2023_Sb linkage group LG08, RoL_Eaeq_v1.1, whole genome shotgun sequence, one region contains:
- the rfng gene encoding beta-1,3-N-acetylglucosaminyltransferase radical fringe isoform X2: protein MHIASVGVSKPKAHQVDLPQPRPQVKTSPNTLQHSTGSPARGAGLTTVLNTNTEKLGAAIKAEHGNDYRETYSEENSNTVSIPEGQDSIFPGFTSHDLLELKDIFIAVKTTRKYHKSRLELLIQTWISQAKEQTYIFTDGDDKELRIRTGANIINTNCSAAHTRQALCCKMSVEYDKFIESKKKWFCHVDDDNYVILPSLLRLLSSYHHSQDVYLGRPSLDHPIEAAERVKADGLMSVKFWFATGGAGFCISRGLGLKMSPWASLGNFISTAEKIRLPDDCTIGYIIEALLEVTLIHTHLFHSHLENLQKLPTNNVLEQVTLSYGGYENRRNVVSIVAGFSLVEDPTRFKTVHCLLYPETDWCPKLKRRPKN, encoded by the exons ATGCACATAGCCTCGGTGGGCGTCAGTAAG CCCAAGGCTCACCAAGTGGACCTGCCACAGCCGCGACCTCAGGTTAAGACCTCACCAAACACTTTGCAGCACAGCACCGGGAGCCCTGCTCGGGGTGCAGGTTTGACCACAGTGTTAAATACAAACACAGAAAAGCTGGGTGCCGCCATCAAGGCTGAACATGGAAATGACTACAGGGAGACATACTCTGAAGAAAACTCCAATACAGTTTCCATCCCTGAAGGACAAGACAGTATTTTCCCAGGTTTTACATCACATGACCTATTGGAATTAAAGGACATTTTTATTGCTGTGAAGACTACCAGGAAGTACCACAAGTCCAGACTGGAGCTGCTTATTCAAACCTGGATATCACAGGCCAAAGAACAG ACCTACATATTCACAGACGGTGATGACAAAGAGCTGCGGATAAGAACAG GCGCAAACATCATCAACACTAACTGCTCAGCGGCTCACACTCGCCAGGCTTTGTgctgcaagatgtctgttgagtATGACAAATTCATTGAGTCTAAGAAAAA GTGGTTCTGCCATGTGGATGATGACAACTATGTGATCCTGCCCAGCCTTTTGCGGCTACTCTCTTCTTACCATCACAGCCAGGATGTTTACCTCGGTCGCCCCAGTCTCGATCACCCCATAGAAGCTGCAGAGAGAGTGAAGGCTGATGGTTTG ATGTCAGTCAAGTTCTGGTTTGCAACAGGTGGCGCAGGTTTCTGTATCAGCCGGGGTCTGGGTCTCAAAATGAGCCCATGGGCCAG TTTGGGGAATTTCATCAGTACAGCGGAGAAGATCCGCCTCCCAGACGATTGCACCATCGGCTACATTATTGAAGCTTTGCTAGAGGTCACTTTAATTCACACGCACCTCTTCCACTCACACCTGGAGAATCTCCAGAAGCTTCCCACAAACAATGTTTTGGAGCAG GTGACACTCAGCTATGGAGGCTATGAGAACAGACGGAATGTGGTCAGCATTGTTGCAGGCTTTTCTTTGGTTGAAGACCCAACAag GTTTAAAACGGTTCACTGCCTTCTTTATCCTGAGACTGACTGGTGTCCAAAGCTCAAACGTCGACCGAAAAACTGA
- the rfng gene encoding beta-1,3-N-acetylglucosaminyltransferase radical fringe isoform X1 yields the protein MHIASVGVSKVCFLFSLSLCGLLLLLIPALQPKAHQVDLPQPRPQVKTSPNTLQHSTGSPARGAGLTTVLNTNTEKLGAAIKAEHGNDYRETYSEENSNTVSIPEGQDSIFPGFTSHDLLELKDIFIAVKTTRKYHKSRLELLIQTWISQAKEQTYIFTDGDDKELRIRTGANIINTNCSAAHTRQALCCKMSVEYDKFIESKKKWFCHVDDDNYVILPSLLRLLSSYHHSQDVYLGRPSLDHPIEAAERVKADGLMSVKFWFATGGAGFCISRGLGLKMSPWASLGNFISTAEKIRLPDDCTIGYIIEALLEVTLIHTHLFHSHLENLQKLPTNNVLEQVTLSYGGYENRRNVVSIVAGFSLVEDPTRFKTVHCLLYPETDWCPKLKRRPKN from the exons ATGCACATAGCCTCGGTGGGCGTCAGTAAGGTCTGCTTTTTGTTTTCCCTTTCACTTTGTGGTCTTCTGCTGCTGCTCATCCCAGCCCTTCAGCCCAAGGCTCACCAAGTGGACCTGCCACAGCCGCGACCTCAGGTTAAGACCTCACCAAACACTTTGCAGCACAGCACCGGGAGCCCTGCTCGGGGTGCAGGTTTGACCACAGTGTTAAATACAAACACAGAAAAGCTGGGTGCCGCCATCAAGGCTGAACATGGAAATGACTACAGGGAGACATACTCTGAAGAAAACTCCAATACAGTTTCCATCCCTGAAGGACAAGACAGTATTTTCCCAGGTTTTACATCACATGACCTATTGGAATTAAAGGACATTTTTATTGCTGTGAAGACTACCAGGAAGTACCACAAGTCCAGACTGGAGCTGCTTATTCAAACCTGGATATCACAGGCCAAAGAACAG ACCTACATATTCACAGACGGTGATGACAAAGAGCTGCGGATAAGAACAG GCGCAAACATCATCAACACTAACTGCTCAGCGGCTCACACTCGCCAGGCTTTGTgctgcaagatgtctgttgagtATGACAAATTCATTGAGTCTAAGAAAAA GTGGTTCTGCCATGTGGATGATGACAACTATGTGATCCTGCCCAGCCTTTTGCGGCTACTCTCTTCTTACCATCACAGCCAGGATGTTTACCTCGGTCGCCCCAGTCTCGATCACCCCATAGAAGCTGCAGAGAGAGTGAAGGCTGATGGTTTG ATGTCAGTCAAGTTCTGGTTTGCAACAGGTGGCGCAGGTTTCTGTATCAGCCGGGGTCTGGGTCTCAAAATGAGCCCATGGGCCAG TTTGGGGAATTTCATCAGTACAGCGGAGAAGATCCGCCTCCCAGACGATTGCACCATCGGCTACATTATTGAAGCTTTGCTAGAGGTCACTTTAATTCACACGCACCTCTTCCACTCACACCTGGAGAATCTCCAGAAGCTTCCCACAAACAATGTTTTGGAGCAG GTGACACTCAGCTATGGAGGCTATGAGAACAGACGGAATGTGGTCAGCATTGTTGCAGGCTTTTCTTTGGTTGAAGACCCAACAag GTTTAAAACGGTTCACTGCCTTCTTTATCCTGAGACTGACTGGTGTCCAAAGCTCAAACGTCGACCGAAAAACTGA